In Jejubacter calystegiae, the following are encoded in one genomic region:
- the ndk gene encoding nucleoside-diphosphate kinase, which yields MAIERTFSIIKPNAVAKNVIGSIFARFETAGLKIVGTKMLHLTVEQARGFYAEHDGKPFFDGLVEFMTSGPIVVTALEGESAVRRHREILGATNPADALAGTLRADYADSFTENGTHGSDSVESAAREIAFFFGEGEVCARTR from the coding sequence ATGGCTATTGAACGTACGTTTTCCATCATCAAGCCCAACGCGGTGGCGAAAAACGTAATTGGCAGCATCTTTGCTCGCTTTGAGACGGCTGGGCTGAAAATTGTGGGTACCAAAATGCTACATCTGACCGTTGAGCAGGCGCGCGGTTTTTACGCTGAACACGACGGTAAGCCGTTTTTTGACGGCCTGGTTGAATTCATGACTTCTGGCCCGATCGTGGTTACCGCACTGGAAGGTGAGAGCGCCGTGCGTCGTCACCGTGAAATCTTGGGCGCCACCAACCCGGCGGACGCGCTGGCCGGTACCCTGCGCGCCGACTACGCCGACAGCTTTACCGAAAACGGCACTCATGGTTCTGATTCCGTAGAGTCTGCGGCCCGCGAGATCGCCTTCTTCTTCGGTGAAGGCGAAGTCTGCGCCCGTACCCGCTAA
- a CDS encoding bifunctional tRNA (adenosine(37)-C2)-methyltransferase TrmG/ribosomal RNA large subunit methyltransferase RlmN, translated as MSEQIVTPAVASAADTANNEKINLLDLTRQQMREFFVEMGEKPFRADQVMKWIYHYCSDDFDEMTDINKVLRGRLKAVAEIRAPEVVEEQRSSDGTIKWAILVGGQRVETVYIPEEDRATLCVSSQVGCALECKFCSTAQQGFNRNLRVSEIIGQVWRAAKIIGAAKVTGQRPITNVVMMGMGEPLLNLTNVVPAMEIMLDDFGFGLSKRRVTISTSGVVPALDKLGDMIDVALAISLHAPTDEIRNEIMPINKKYNIETFLDSVRRYLEKSNANQGRVTIEYVMLDHINDGTEHAHQLAECLKDTPCKINLIPWNPFPGAPYGRSSNSRIDRFSKVLMGYGFTTIVRKTRGDDIDAACGQLAGEVIDRTKRTLRKRMQGEAIDVKSV; from the coding sequence ATGTCAGAGCAAATTGTCACCCCCGCAGTTGCATCCGCTGCCGATACTGCTAACAACGAAAAAATTAACCTGCTGGATCTCACCCGCCAGCAGATGCGTGAGTTTTTTGTCGAGATGGGCGAAAAACCGTTCCGCGCCGATCAGGTCATGAAGTGGATCTACCACTACTGTAGCGATGACTTCGATGAGATGACCGATATCAACAAGGTGCTGCGCGGCCGCCTGAAGGCGGTAGCGGAAATCCGCGCGCCGGAGGTGGTTGAAGAGCAACGCTCTTCGGATGGCACGATAAAATGGGCGATTCTGGTCGGCGGTCAGCGAGTTGAAACCGTTTATATTCCGGAAGAAGATCGCGCCACGCTTTGCGTCTCTTCTCAGGTGGGTTGCGCGCTGGAATGCAAATTCTGCTCCACCGCGCAGCAGGGCTTTAACCGTAACCTGCGGGTATCGGAGATTATTGGTCAGGTATGGCGCGCGGCGAAAATTATTGGCGCCGCTAAAGTGACCGGTCAGCGCCCCATAACCAACGTGGTGATGATGGGGATGGGTGAGCCGCTGCTAAATCTGACCAATGTGGTACCGGCTATGGAGATCATGCTGGATGACTTCGGCTTCGGGCTTTCCAAACGTCGCGTGACCATCTCCACCTCCGGCGTGGTACCGGCGCTGGATAAGCTGGGCGATATGATCGACGTGGCGCTGGCGATTTCGCTGCATGCCCCGACCGATGAGATCCGCAACGAGATCATGCCCATCAACAAAAAATATAATATCGAGACCTTCCTGGACTCAGTCCGCCGTTATCTGGAAAAATCTAACGCTAATCAGGGTCGCGTGACTATCGAGTATGTCATGCTCGATCATATCAACGACGGTACCGAACACGCGCATCAGCTGGCGGAATGCCTGAAGGACACTCCGTGCAAAATTAACCTGATTCCATGGAACCCCTTCCCGGGGGCGCCCTACGGTCGCAGCTCTAACAGCCGTATCGACCGCTTCTCGAAGGTGCTGATGGGCTATGGTTTCACCACCATCGTTCGTAAGACCCGCGGTGATGATATCGATGCCGCCTGCGGCCAGCTGGCGGGCGAAGTTATCGACCGTACCAAGCGTACTCTGCGTAAGCGTATGCAGGGTGAAGCCATCGACGTTAAAAGCGTCTGA